From the genome of Pseudomonas sp. FP453:
ATACCCTGCGCTTGCCCGCGCACCTGGAAGCCTGGAGCAAGGCGCCGATCCATGCACGGGTCAGTGGCTACCTGAAGGACTGGAAAGCCGACATCGGCACCCAGGTCAAGGCCGGGCAAATCCTCGCCGACATCGACAGCCCGGACCTCGACCAGCAACTGGCGCAAACCCACGCCCGGCTGATCCAGGAACAGGCCAAAGCCCGCCTGGCCGCGACCACCGCAACGCGCTGGCAAAACCTGTTGGCCAGCCACTCGGTGTCACGCCAGGAGGCCGATGAAAAAACTTCCAACGCCGCCGCCGCGAAGGCCAACGCCGAAGCCGCCGCTGCCGACTATGCGCGGTTGTCGGCGCTGGCCGGCTACAAGACCATCCGCGCGCCGTTCGCCGGCACCATCACCGCACGCAACACCGATATCGGCCAGCTGATCAAGGCCGACACCGACAGCGACCCGGAGCTGTTCAACCTCGCCGACACCCACCAGTTGCGCCTGTACGTGCCGGTGCCGCAAAACTACGCGGCGGTCATCCACCCCGGCCTGGAAGCCGAACTGACCGTGCCCGAGCATCCCGGTGAACACTTCAAGGCCCGCCTGATCGGCGACTCCACCGCCATCGACCGACGCTCCGGCACGCTGCTCGCGCAGTTCGTCGCCGACAACCCCAACGGCGCATTGCTGCCCGGTGACTACGCCGAAGCGACCCTGCCGATTCCAGCCGACACCCATGGCGTGAGCATTCCCGCCAGCGCGTTGATCTTCCGCGCGCAAGGCACGCAAGTCGCCGTACTCGACGGGCACAACCACGTGCACCTGCAAACCATCCATATCGGCCTCGACCTCGGCGAACGCCTGGTGATCGACCAGGGCCTCAAGGCCGCCGACCGTGTGATCGACAACCCGCCCGACGCCCTGCGCGAAGGCGATCCGGTGCAAGTGGCCGACGCCTCGGGAGGTGCCCATGCGCCCAAGGTTTAAACCCCTCGCGGCCCTGATGTTGCTGGCGTTGCAAGGGTGCTCCATGGCGCCCACCTACCAGGTACCCACCGTTGACTTGCCCGCCGGCTATCGCGAACAGACCAGCGACGGCCCGTGGCACAGCGCGCAACCGTCCGATCAACTGGCGCCCGAATGGTGGACGCTCTACCACGACCCGCGCCTGAGTGAACTGCAACAGCAACTGCTCAAGGCCAACCCGGATCTGGCCGCAGCCCTGGCGCACTTCGATGCCTCCCCAGGCGTACGCCAGCCAACTGCATGCCGGCTTGTTCCCGCAAATCAACGCCAGTGCGCAGCCGCTGCGCCAGCGCCAATCGGACTCGCGCCCCCTGCGCGGCACCACGCAGCCGTCGGTCTATAACAGCAACACCGCAGGGTTTTCCCTGAGCTACGACCTGGACCTGTGGGGCAAGATCCGCAACCAGGTCGCAGCCGGTGATGCCCAGGCGCAAGCGGCCGGCGACGACTTGGCGGTGGCGCGCCTGAGCTTGCAACAGCAATTGGCGAGCTTGTATGTGCAGCTCAACGGCCTGGATGCACAGGCGCAGATTCTCGATCGTTCACTTGAGGATTTCGCTCAGGCACTGCAACTCACACGCAGCCCGGTATGAAGGGCAGATCGCTTCGGAACTGGACCTGACCCGCGCGCAAAACCAACTGGCCGAAGCCAAGGCGCAGCGGGATGAAGTGCAGGGCCAGCGCAACCTGACCGAGCACGCGATCGGCGAACTGGTGGGTGAGGCGGCCAGCACCTTCAGCTTGTCACCGAGCCCGCAGTTGATCGCACTCCCGGGCATTCCTGCACAGCTGCCGAGCCACCTGTTGCAACGTCGCCCGGACATTGCGGCGGCGGAGCGGCGCGTGTTTGCGGCCAACGCCAACATCGGCGTCGCCAGGGCGGCGTGGTACCCGGACTTCAGCTTGACCGGGTTGATCGGCGGGCAGACGCAAGGCGTCGGCAACCTGCTGTCGGCGAGCAATCGCTATTGGGCGCTGGGGCCGCTGGTCAACCTGCCGATCTTCGATGGCGGGCGCTTGAGCGCCAATGAACGCCAGGCCAGGGCCGAATTCGAAGAAGCCGCGGCGCAGTACCGCAGCCACGTGTTGAAAGCCCTGCGCGAAGTGGAAGACAACCTTGCCCAACTGCGCGACTTGCAGCAGCAAGCCGAGGATGAACAGGCGGCAGCGGATGCGGCGCAGCACACCCAGGCCTTGGCGATGAACAGCTACCAGGCGGGCGCCGTGAGTTACCTGGATGTGGTGACGGCGCAGACCGCCGCCTTGCAGGCGCAACGGACCTTGCAGGCGGTGCAGACACGGCAGTTGCAGGCGAGTGTCGGCTTAGTGGCAGCGCTGGGAGGTGGCTGGCAACCGGGCTGACGACGCGCCCTCACCGCCGCCGCCCTTGCCACCCACCGGGGCGGTGGAGGACTATGCCACTACGCACAGGACGGTATAGCGGTGAGGGATCAGTGGCAAAGTATTCAGAGTTGGCCCGTTTACTGCGCAGCAGAATTGAAATGGGCATGTACCAGGCGGGGCAACGACTTCCGTCTGTGCGCATCTTGAGCGCAGAACACGGCGTCAGCCTGGGCACCGTGCAACAGGCCTATCGCCTGCTGGAAGAAGAAGGCCTGGCATCGCCCGCGCCCAAGTCCGGCCACTTCGTGACCCGCAGGCAAAACCTGCACCTGTTGCCCACCATGCGCGCCATCGAAAAAAACCCCCTCGATATCCTGGAATGGGATGAAATCTACAAGGTGACCACCAGCACCCCGGATGAACGGGTGCTGCAACTGGGCAGAGGCATGCCCCACGTTGACACACCGACCTTGAAGCCCCTGATGAAAAGCCTGAGCCACGAAGCAAAACGCTGGCAAAAGGACGGGCTCAATTATGAAAACATCAAAGGCAACCTGGAATTAAGGACGCAAGTCAGTCGCTTGATTATCGATTCCGGCTGCCTGGTCGACCCCGAAGAAATCATCATCACCACCGGCTGCCAAGAGGCCCTGATGTGCTCCATACGGGCCATTTGCAGCCAGGGCGATATCGTTGTCGTCGAGTCGCCGAGCTTTCACGGGGCGATCCAGACCCTCAAGGTCTGCAGCATCAAAGTTATTGAAGTGCCCACCCATCCGCTGACGGGCATCTGCCTGGAATCACTGGAGCTGATCGCGCAGCGCTGGCCGATCCGCGCGGTACTGGTCAACCCGAACTGCAATAACCCGCTGGGTTATGTCATGCCGGATGAGCGCAAGGAAACCCTGGTGGAACTGTCCAGGACCTTCGGCTTTTTTATTATCGAAGATGACACCTACGGCGACCTCACGTACCCGTACCCGCGCCCGAAAACCATCAAGTCCCTCGACGCCGAGGGCAAGATCATCCTCTGCGGCTCTTTCTCAAAAACACTCGCGCCGGGGCTGCGGGTGGGCTGGGTCGTGCCCGGGAAAATCTACGACAAAGTGCTGCATATCAAATACACCAGCTCCGGCGCCACGGCCACCGCCAACCAACGCGCCATTGCCGAGTTCATGGGCAAGGGCTTGTACCAGATCCATCTGCGGCGCATGCGTGCCAACTACAAGGCCAACCGCGAGTTGATGACCAGTTGGATCTCCAAATACTTCAACCCGAGCATTCGGATCAGCCGCCCCCAAGGCGGGTATTTCTTGTGGATGGAGCTGCCGGACGGCGTGTCGGCCTATGAGCTGAGCGACTACTTGGTGCAACACAACATACAAATTGCCACCGGGAAAATATTCTCCTCGTCCGGCAAGTATGAAAACTGCATCCGCATCAACTACGGCGGCGCGCTCGATGAGCGGGTCGAAGAAGCGATCAAGATGATCGGCAAACGGGTCATGGACCTCAGCGTTTCCAACATGCTGCGCTAGTGCCCCAATGACAAACAGGCCGGTGACGGCCTGCCTGCCTCGGCGCATCGATGTCAGCTTGCAGAAAAACGAATGGTGTAGACGCGTTCCGGGCCTGGGCCTGGCTGGTCCGCCCCCCTCACCCAACCGGTTGACTCGTACAACCGGACGGCCTCTTTGTAGCGTGCCCGGGTTTTCAGGAAAATCTCCTTGAAGCCCAATTGCCGTGCCGTCGCCACCGCCGCCTGGAGCATCGCCACGCCTGCACCAAAACCACGGTAGTCCTTGTCCAGGTAGTACTTGGTGAGTTTCACCCGACCATCGTCGCCGCCCGTGAGGATCGCGGACCCCACCGGCAGATCGCCAAACACCGTGACCAGCTCCACGACATTCGCCTTGGGCACACCAAAGCACATGATGTCGCGGTCGTCATCGTCGGGGTCTGCCGCGATGCCGTACTCCACAAAGGTCTTGAACACCATTTTGCGGATGGCGATCGCGTCGTCGAGTCTTGCGCTGCGAATCTGGAAGTGTTCATTTTCTACGTAAACTGTCTCGCTCATGGGTACCAAGCCTCAACTTCAATGTCCGAGAGCGGAACCAGCACACAGGGCAAGATTGCGTTGTGCCCTCGTTCCTTTTCCGTGAGTGCAAGCATGGGGGCCCACGAGCTGTACTCACCGGAGACAAACTTCACCTGGCAGGCACCGCACCGCCCCTGTCGGCAACGGGTACGCACCAGGCCGAGTTTTTCACAGGCATTCACCAGCGAAAACACGTCGCCGACGATGGGCTCACGCTGCCCTGCGCAGGCGAGGGTAAAATTATTGGCGGTCATCGTTGGTCCATTCCCATTCCAGGCTGTCATAGAGCTTCATCAAGCCGCGATTGTTGTTCGTAAACTCGACGCCGCGCTGCAGCTCTACTGCGTTGTCTACCACGGCCGCGCGCACACCCTCGAGCGAGGGCCGACCGAGTTGGTCAATCACGGTGATCCAGGCATTGAGATCGGCCCTGAAGAAGTTTTTCGCGACCAACTCGACCGTTTCCTTGAACACCTGCTTTCCGTCTTTGGAGAGCTGCCAATAGATATCCCGCGCCAACACCGCAAACTGCGAGCCATGGCTCCACTCGTCCTTGGCAT
Proteins encoded in this window:
- a CDS encoding GNAT family N-acetyltransferase; amino-acid sequence: MSETVYVENEHFQIRSARLDDAIAIRKMVFKTFVEYGIAADPDDDDRDIMCFGVPKANVVELVTVFGDLPVGSAILTGGDDGRVKLTKYYLDKDYRGFGAGVAMLQAAVATARQLGFKEIFLKTRARYKEAVRLYESTGWVRGADQPGPGPERVYTIRFSAS
- a CDS encoding efflux RND transporter periplasmic adaptor subunit, producing the protein MSSDHNPSRKRLMLLGVGGLTLAALLVANGLHARTLHEQSVTAWTETAAIPQVLVFQPQQNAAGDTLRLPAHLEAWSKAPIHARVSGYLKDWKADIGTQVKAGQILADIDSPDLDQQLAQTHARLIQEQAKARLAATTATRWQNLLASHSVSRQEADEKTSNAAAAKANAEAAAADYARLSALAGYKTIRAPFAGTITARNTDIGQLIKADTDSDPELFNLADTHQLRLYVPVPQNYAAVIHPGLEAELTVPEHPGEHFKARLIGDSTAIDRRSGTLLAQFVADNPNGALLPGDYAEATLPIPADTHGVSIPASALIFRAQGTQVAVLDGHNHVHLQTIHIGLDLGERLVIDQGLKAADRVIDNPPDALREGDPVQVADASGGAHAPKV
- a CDS encoding 2Fe-2S iron-sulfur cluster binding domain-containing protein is translated as MTANNFTLACAGQREPIVGDVFSLVNACEKLGLVRTRCRQGRCGACQVKFVSGEYSSWAPMLALTEKERGHNAILPCVLVPLSDIEVEAWYP
- a CDS encoding PLP-dependent aminotransferase family protein; protein product: MAKYSELARLLRSRIEMGMYQAGQRLPSVRILSAEHGVSLGTVQQAYRLLEEEGLASPAPKSGHFVTRRQNLHLLPTMRAIEKNPLDILEWDEIYKVTTSTPDERVLQLGRGMPHVDTPTLKPLMKSLSHEAKRWQKDGLNYENIKGNLELRTQVSRLIIDSGCLVDPEEIIITTGCQEALMCSIRAICSQGDIVVVESPSFHGAIQTLKVCSIKVIEVPTHPLTGICLESLELIAQRWPIRAVLVNPNCNNPLGYVMPDERKETLVELSRTFGFFIIEDDTYGDLTYPYPRPKTIKSLDAEGKIILCGSFSKTLAPGLRVGWVVPGKIYDKVLHIKYTSSGATATANQRAIAEFMGKGLYQIHLRRMRANYKANRELMTSWISKYFNPSIRISRPQGGYFLWMELPDGVSAYELSDYLVQHNIQIATGKIFSSSGKYENCIRINYGGALDERVEEAIKMIGKRVMDLSVSNMLR